The Lathyrus oleraceus cultivar Zhongwan6 chromosome 5, CAAS_Psat_ZW6_1.0, whole genome shotgun sequence genome includes the window AACAACGCCATAGTGCCAATATAATTGCGATTTGATAACATTTTGTACTGATTAGCCTAATGTGGAACAACAGTTATTTGTTCAGATTCTGCTAGGGTAGCGCCGCAATAGTTGCTTTTTAACAATATTATTTTTGAGTATCAAATATATGTCCGATTACTTGATTTAGTGACAGCTATTTGATTTTCAACCAATAGGAGATAGCGTGTTGTTAGTATTCTTCTAGTTATATACTTCCCTTATTAAATTTACTAGTTGAGAGAACGTGAGCTTAGATACTGCGTGCCATGTTAGGTTGGCTAATCACTGTTTTCTACTCTAATTATGAGGTTCCTTGCTAAAGAGGGCACTGATGAATGAATCAAAAAATGGAAAATATTTATTGAGAAGTacatttttaataaatttgtCTGATAACTTAAGTCTGTACTTTTTACTGAATGCTTTTCATTTTGATTCTTTAATCCTTGTTCTCCTGGTCGTCTTTCGCATACTCTCCCCCAAGGATTAATAACTCTTTATATTGGCGTGCTTTATTTCACCAGATTGTCTGGTTTTAATGGTCAAAGCGTGTGACTTCAAATAGAATGAATCATATAATTAATTTAGCTAAAAGGTAATCCCTCGGACTATGATAGAGTGAAAATAGTGAGTGATATATTACCATATTCTTGACTCTTGTAGCTTTTAATCTGAAACGTAAAAGCTTTCATCAATGCTTAAAGATTATATATTGACAAAACTACAGAGTTTATGTTCACTGATTCTCATCATATCAGTTTTCCAGTCAAAGTTTTGGAGGGAAGTTATAAATATACTTTCTTAAGTGGGTTCACTGTTTCAAATTTATAATTCAATCAAACTTGATTCTTCTAGGCTCTAGCTAGTCGCTAACCAGTAGTACTCTCAAAAGTGTGCTGTTTTGTAATAATATATAGATTGACTCATATCTTGTGTCATTTTCCTTTGTGAATATACTTCATACCTTTGACCATCATAGTTTTCTAACCGTTAAGAGCCTATGCAGGTGTGATTGGGATGAGAGAAGATCAATGCTTTCTGATCCAGACTACTGTAGGAAGACACATGGAGAAAATGAGAGCATTTGGAACCTTTCTGTTTGCCACGTACTTGATTGCAAGCTCCATTCCCCTGTGAGAGATTCTTCAAGGGAAATGCTATTTGAACTTCATGAAATTTTTAAGACAGTACCTTCACCTTGTATAGGAAAACAGCAACAGATTAATATTTCAAAGATAATACCTATGGACAACACTTGCAAATCTGGGATTTGGGAGATCTCCGAtgatattttaattaaaattatatCTTCCCTGGGTCCATTGGACCTCACTAGGGTTTCTGGAACGTGTCAACATCTAAGATCCTTGGCTGCTTCAGTAATGCCTTGTACAAAGTTAAATCTGTTTCCTCATCAGCAGGCAGCAGTTGAGTGGATGTTGCACCGTGAGCGAAATGCTGAACTTTTGCTACATCCTTTATATGTAGCTCTTTCAACTGACGATGGCTTTAGTTTTCATGTAAATACTGTATCTGGTGATATAGTCATCGGGGAAGCTCCTACCATCAAAGATTTTCGCGGAGGAATGTTTTGTGACGAGCCTGGCTTGGGTAAGACTGTAACAGCTCTTTCTCTTATCACAAAGACACAAGGTACGTTGGCGGATCCACCAGATGGGCCACAAGTAGTCTGGTGTCAACATAGCTCTACCCAAAAATGTGGCTATTATGAGATCAGTGGTAATAACATCACTAGTTGTACCATCTTGGGCAAGAGGGATGTGTGCCAAAATAATGAGAACCATGGTTACTCCTCAAAAAGAGCCATGTTGTTAAATCCTTGTCAGGAAATCACTAAACCTCGTGAATCATCTTCTGTAGGTGAAAACAAATCACCTGTAGATGTCTGCTTTGAGGAATATACACCTGCTAGTCGAGGCACTAGAAGCTTCGTCCGAGTAAAGAAAAACTTAGATTTCACATATGACGAGGAAGCTATAATTTTCAAAGAAAGAAGAGTTGGTAAAAGaccaattaaaacaaaacatGCATCGGATGTGGCATCCCATATGTCTCAAAACAAGTTTGTTGATACTTCAAATGTTACTGGGCAGAGTTACAAGTGGCATGGGAAGCGTAAAGCTGATTGTTTGGAATATAGTGATAATTGGATTCAGTGTGATGCTTGTCACAAATGGCGAAAACTTGCAGACAATAGTTTGGATAATTCTATTGCAGCATGGTTTTGTAGGATGAACACTGACCCTTCATATCAGAGTTGTAGAGTCCCAGAACAGTATATTCAGAATAGCTGTGAGATAACTTACTTGCGAGGATTTCATTTGAAAGGAACTCCTGGAGGTGAGAAACAAAACGTTTCATTTTTTACCAGTGTGCTTAAGGAGCACTGTTCATTGGTGAATTCTCAGACAAAGAAGGCCCTGATTTGGTTGACCAAAATTTCGATGGACAAGCTTGCAGTAATGGAAACAAATGGTATACGGGGTCCTATTTTAAACAATTGCACTTTGTCTAATGGGACTTTGAATCCATACCACAAAATATTTAAAGCATTTGGCCTCATAAAGAGTGTAGAGAAAGGTGTATGCAAGTGGTTCTACCCGCAAAATCTTAGCAATTTGACTTTTGATGTGGCTGCCCTTGGCATGGCTCTATGCGAGCCATTAGATTTGGTTAGGTTATACTTGTCAAGAGCAACCTTGGTAGTTGTTCCTGCAAACTTGGTCGATCATTGGAAAGCACAAATAGAAAAACATGTTAGTCCTGGTCAATTGCAGGTTTATGTTTGGAAAGATCATCAGAAACCATCTGCACACTCTCTTGCCTGGGATTATGATGTTGTCATCACTACATTTAGTCGTTTGAGTGCAGAGTGGGGGCCACGTAAGAGGAGTGCTCTAATGCAAGTGCATTGGTTTAGGATAATTTTAGATGAGGGGCATACTCTTGGCTCAAGTCTGAGCTTAACAAACAAGTTACAAATGGCTATTTCACTGGTTGCTTCAAATCGATGGATACTAACTGGAACTCCCACACCTAACACTCCTAACAGCCAACTTACGCATCTACAACCATTGCTAAGGTTCCTTCATGAAGAAGCTTATGGGCTGAATCAAAAGTCATGGGATGCTGGCGTGCTTAGGCCATTTGAGGCAGAGATGGAAGAAGGCCGATCTCGTCTGTTGAATTTACTTCAGAAATGCCTTATTAGTGCTAGAAAGGTAGATTTACAAAGTATTCCACCATGCATCAAGAAAATTGTTTTACTAGATTTTAATGAGGAACATGCTAGAAGTTACAATGAATTGGTACTCACTGTTCGGCGTAATATATTGATGGCTGATTGGAATGACCCTTCACATGTGGAGAGTCTATTGAATCCAAAACAGTGGAAATTTCGTAGTGAAACTTTAAAAAATGTCAGGCTTTCATGCTGTGTTGCTGGACATATTAAAGTTACACACGCCGGAGAAGATATTCAGGAAGCAATGGATCTGTTAGTACAAAATGGTTTAGATTCTACTACAGGGGAGTATACCTCCATAAGATACAGTCTCCTGTATGGTGGTCACTGTGTCAGGTAATACTTGAATTTTGTTATTTCTGTTGCTTTAGTTTTCTTCAGGTCATATTCGCTTATTGTCATGATCATAATTTATCACCAATATTTAATGAATTGTGTAGGTGCAAGGAATGGTGTCGCCTTCCTCTCATTACTCCATGTCGACATCTGCTGTGCCTTGGTTGTGTTTCCTTAGACAAGACAAAATGTACATATCCTGGCTGTGATAACTTATATGAGATGCAGAGTCCTGATACAATGGCACGGCCAGAAAATCCTAACCCAAAGTGGCCGGTACCGAAAGATCTTATTGAGTTACAACCTTCATACAAGCAGGCATGGTTTCTAATTGAGAATCAGTTGACATTCAGTTgcattttttttttgtttttttttattattttgaagTTTTCATCGTGCTAAACATGTGCTCTTGATTGTTGAATGAACAGGATACGTGGGATCCTGATTGGCAATCGACATCTAGTAGTAAAGTTGCATATCTTGTTCGGAGGTTGAAAGCCTTGCAAGGAACTAATGAGGAAATGAGTTCATATATAGACAGTAGCAATAATGAGATGCATATTGAGAATAGTTTTCCTTTGCACACAAGACATGCCGAATCATCATTCCAGGAATGTTCTACAAGTAGAACAAGCACCAATGTGCTCCCTGAAAAAGTCTTGATATTTTCTCAGTTTCTTGAGCATATACACGTCATTGAACAGCAGGTGCTTTTTGTGTACCAAGTGTGACCATATGTTAATCTACAATATTTTATCCTGTTGCAAATGATTAAACTAttaacttaaattttttttttccaGTTGACTGTTAATGGTATCAAATATACTGGAATGTACAACCCAATGCATTCTACCCACAAGGTATAAAGTTGGAACTCTCATGTTCTTATTTGCGTTTTCTGAACATATAAATATACCAGAAGAAATCATTAGCCATGTTCCAGCATGATTCAAGTTGTATGGCACCTCTGATCTTTGGTTAATTTACTTGTCTTAAACAGAAAAAGTCATTAGCCATGTTCCAGCATGATTCAAGTTGTATGGCACTTCTGATGGATGGGAGTGCTGCATTGGGTCTTGACTTGAGTTTTGTTACACATGTATTTTTAATGGAGCCAATTTGGGACAGAAGGTTATACATTAAACCAATTCATGTTTTGTCCAATTTGCGAACACTCGAAGTTTGACTAAAACTTCCACTCTTGTCCAATTTAATTTTCTTCTAACTTGAGTAAAACCTTGTCAGTATGGAGGAGCAAGTAATTAGTCGTGCCCATCGTATGGGTGCTTCTCGCCCTATTCACGTGGAAACATTAGCGATGCGTGGTACAATTGAAGAGCAAATGCTAGAATTTTTACAGGTGAATCTCTATTACTTTGAACTTGATAACATCATCCTAATTTAGTTTAACATGTACTGCTCAGTTTCTTTGAATGACTTGTTATTTGGTACTGTCATTGAATTTTTTTCCTTGTACTGCTAGCGTATTTCTTTTTCTAATTATTCATGCTTCTATTTCTTGATGTTCAACTAGGATGCTGATAAATGTAGAAGATTTCATAATAAAGATGTTAAATCTGAAGATGGCGCGGGACGGGGATATCGATCGGTGCATGATTTTGCCGAAAGCAATTATCTACTGGAACTTAAATTTGTATAAACTAAATTCCAGAGGGTTCTACGTGGTAATTTTTTCTCATTGATATTTTTGCTAGGAAACACAAGTTCTTAGGGGGGTGAGTATTTACCTATTCTAATTTTCCCAGATAACAAAAATTCGCAGGACAAGTCTTGTTGCATTCAAGGAAATAGATGCCAGAGATTTTTGTTGACAATTCTTTGGAACTGTTTATTTGGAAGTGATGAAGGTGGTGGCATTTTACTTCGATTTCTGTTGAGTTTTGTACACTTTTTAAAATAGGGATTAATTATGTTGATTACAATGATAAATTGAATTTCATTTATTAAAAATATCATATAATTTATTGTAGTTAGAGTAAGTTGATAAAGAATTTgaataaaaaagagaaaaaaattaagGAAGGCTGATGAATTGACTTTCACTTGGTAAAAAGTTTGTTCTGACACTCGGAGGTGGTTCAACTTCTGATCTGAGAACATTTTTCTTTTTAAGTgttattttttgattttttatatatattaaagttaattattattgttattttttcaacaataattttatttttatctGTAATAACTATTTATtatattcattttattttttttctttttataataattatttaGGGATAATTTTGATAAAATACAATTAATATTACATTGAACTTTGTAAATAACacttaaaaaaaatatttttttttccAATAAAGGGACACTTGAAAAGAGGCAAGAAATCTTGATTAAAAAAATGTGCAGAATTTGGTAGATTATTGTTTTCTTTGAGATTGTGTAGTATTGATAGCCATTCGTCTTTTTCACGCACatcatatttttgtgtttaatcTTTCATCAATTTAAAAGTGGTGCCCATTGTGGATTCTAAATCAGATATCAAGAAATCTTTTTTGGAGACAatgatttttgatttttgattgtAGAAAGTAAAGAGGCAAGAAATCTTGATTAAAAAAAATGTGCAGAATTTATCTTACAAAGACCAGGTGATGGTGGACAAGGTTAAGAGTGTGAATTTGGATTTTGATATTATGATTTTTACAGTAATATAATTACTAAGAAAAATGTTAAAATATATCCGGATCCACGACTTCGATTCTCGTCGGATTCTTGATTTATATTTTTCTCTCCTCTATTCCTTTTTTTTTATGTATCTTTGATGATAAAGATAATATTTATGTTTGGTTGTGAAGAAACCAGTCAGAACGAGAAACTGTAATCGTGATTTTCTAAAGGATCATTTTATAGACACCTTATTTCC containing:
- the LOC127085811 gene encoding F-box protein At3g54460, whose product is MSTTDSIPNHKLCGFLSTVLTLIPNHNSNDARFNDRCEIFNDGTSTGFCTQNGVVLIPIADSEECKSPKGKRKKIGTVNGSFSVVHQLHALVVRRCLEIDARVLCVVEVLDRVRVVVLVDVYLPVRVWSGWQFPKSGSVAGAVFRHLRCDWDERRSMLSDPDYCRKTHGENESIWNLSVCHVLDCKLHSPVRDSSREMLFELHEIFKTVPSPCIGKQQQINISKIIPMDNTCKSGIWEISDDILIKIISSLGPLDLTRVSGTCQHLRSLAASVMPCTKLNLFPHQQAAVEWMLHRERNAELLLHPLYVALSTDDGFSFHVNTVSGDIVIGEAPTIKDFRGGMFCDEPGLGKTVTALSLITKTQGTLADPPDGPQVVWCQHSSTQKCGYYEISGNNITSCTILGKRDVCQNNENHGYSSKRAMLLNPCQEITKPRESSSVGENKSPVDVCFEEYTPASRGTRSFVRVKKNLDFTYDEEAIIFKERRVGKRPIKTKHASDVASHMSQNKFVDTSNVTGQSYKWHGKRKADCLEYSDNWIQCDACHKWRKLADNSLDNSIAAWFCRMNTDPSYQSCRVPEQYIQNSCEITYLRGFHLKGTPGGEKQNVSFFTSVLKEHCSLVNSQTKKALIWLTKISMDKLAVMETNGIRGPILNNCTLSNGTLNPYHKIFKAFGLIKSVEKGVCKWFYPQNLSNLTFDVAALGMALCEPLDLVRLYLSRATLVVVPANLVDHWKAQIEKHVSPGQLQVYVWKDHQKPSAHSLAWDYDVVITTFSRLSAEWGPRKRSALMQVHWFRIILDEGHTLGSSLSLTNKLQMAISLVASNRWILTGTPTPNTPNSQLTHLQPLLRFLHEEAYGLNQKSWDAGVLRPFEAEMEEGRSRLLNLLQKCLISARKVDLQSIPPCIKKIVLLDFNEEHARSYNELVLTVRRNILMADWNDPSHVESLLNPKQWKFRSETLKNVRLSCCVAGHIKVTHAGEDIQEAMDLLVQNGLDSTTGEYTSIRYSLLYGGHCVRCKEWCRLPLITPCRHLLCLGCVSLDKTKCTYPGCDNLYEMQSPDTMARPENPNPKWPVPKDLIELQPSYKQDTWDPDWQSTSSSKVAYLVRRLKALQGTNEEMSSYIDSSNNEMHIENSFPLHTRHAESSFQECSTSRTSTNVLPEKVLIFSQFLEHIHVIEQQLTVNGIKYTGMYNPMHSTHKKKSLAMFQHDSSCMALLMDGSAALGLDLSFVTHVFLMEPIWDRSMEEQVISRAHRMGASRPIHVETLAMRGTIEEQMLEFLQDADKCRRFHNKDVKSEDGAGRGYRSVHDFAESNYLLELKFV